TATTCACCTCTCATTGACTTGATAGCTTTTGATAAGGCTCTGTGCAATAGAGTCCATAAGCTTATAGACATGTCCCTCGACTTGCACCGACGAACAGTTGAACGTAGAAGGCAGTAAAAATTTTAACACGTATCTTGAATTCCATCTCCTGGATTCTAAAACAAGAATACACTCCAGCATAAAAAACAAAAACGATAATAATGTAGATTAAAACAGCAATGAGAGAAAACATAAGAAAGCTAAATGATGTTTTCCCTCATTGACGATCCCAGCATTCAACACTTTTAAATTCCGAACTGGACACCAAGGGAAGATTCAGCTTCTCCCCATCCCATCCCCCTAAAACAGACATTTCGAATGAAACATTGATAAATTATTTTCTTGTCATCCTCTTACTTAGAGGTGAGTCTGTGGTAGTTATATGACAAGAAGCAAGCGGAGAAAAAATGACATTCAGAAAAGAGAGAAGGTTGAGCAAGAACCATAAATATCCACTGGGTGAGTTGCAGAAAGTTGGGCCAAGAACAGACTAGATAGTGATAAATCCTCAAACATCATAATCCTAAGATGAGGTCAAATTTCATGCATTAAATAAAGAACTTGAGACTTGATCTTGCTAAATGTAACTGCCTTAAAAATCATAAAAGTATCCAATGATACAGGTCTTGTAGAATAAATGGAACGGAAGTTTACTCGTTTTCCAGATGATTTAATAGATCTTGTCTTACCTGATTGTAAGAAATAATGGTCTCTGGCTTTTGTCTTAGCTGTAAAAACTGAAGATATCGTTCAGCCTTAAGACAAATAGAATGAGTTTGAGAAGTCTATAATATTTCTTTGTTGGGTCTATACATCAAATTCAAGCAACCAGGTCATGTAGGGGCTCATTCCAGGGACAGCAAGCCCGAGAATTTCCCCCTTCCCCTCCTTCCTCTCCAAATTACACCCCCTTACTCCACAGACTCTTACTGTGCACTTCTGTCCTAAAATTAGCAAATCATGACACACCAGACTAGGTATTGTGGCCTGATAACATAGAGCCACCAGGAAGCGTTTAATCAGCTACAAATTTCTGGTATTGTAATCAGCTAAAGTAAAATTTTCTGGGCTCATGATCTGTGGGAAAAGAGATTATTAAGGGAAACCTAGGgcaaatcatttaaagacatgaTTCCAAAGTCAAAGAGGGATAGGTCAATTGTAGAAACATATGTCAACTTAGTCTTCAAATAGAGACCATGATGCAGTTAACACACAAAGGTCATGTCATTTCAGCATTTGGAAATTGATGAATAATTGCCACAAGCCAAATGCAGGAATATCCATGCAATAATTATGGTTCAACACTGTTATGGCTTAACAAATTATGCACAATGATGATGGTAAAAAGTTACTTAAACCAAATAATTAGCATCATAATGGTCACCTACGATATGACCCAAAATGCTTTTACCTTCTCTGTGCTGTGTCTCACAAAAATCTGGCCTGAACCAGCCTCCTACCGTCCAACTTAAAGGTTCCATTGGTTCTTGAACATCACCTTGCTTATGCAGACCACTTATCAGAATGGAAGGAATAATTTATGACTGAAGGATTTCTTCTTCTGTTATTCTCTTCAGCAGTTGCGTGGCTTCACTAGTTTTACCAATCTTATAGTATCCATCTATCAGAGTGTTATAAGTTATAACATTAGGAGCTAACCCTTTCAAATGAAGCTTATTGAAAAGTCTCAATGCTCGTTCATGGTTGCCTGCTTTACAAAGGCCATCTATAAGAGCATTGTATACTGCAATATTTGGAACAAGATCCTTTATTAGCATCTCATCGCGCAAATCAAAAGCTTCATTCACTTTACCAGCCAAAGAAATGCCATGGATAAGGGTGCAGTAGGTAAACTCATCAGGAGTAAAGCCTTTTAGTGAGAGGTAATTTACAACATCTCTTGCATCATCGATCTTCCCTGATTTGCATAACGCTGCCACAGCTATATTATACAGCACATTATTGGGAACAATAGATTTTGCAGCACTTCCATCAAGGGAATCCGCAACTTTCTGCACATCTAGCAGCTCTGTCCTAGAGTTTGAAAAACTGTAAAAACGTCTAAGGTCAGGGTACAAATTTACATCCAGTATTTTCTGCAGTAGCTTATTAGCATCATCAGTCCTACCAAGTTTGTATAATCCACTAATAATAGAGCTAACTATGATGACATTTGGATTGAATCCCTTCTCTCTCATCTCAAAATATGCTTTGAAAGCTTTCTCAGGTAATCCTTCTTTAAACCAACCAGCAATAAGGGCTCCAAATGTAACAGTGTTGGGAGTTAATTCCCTGTCATGCATTTCATTAAGGAGATCTTCGACTCTGCCAAACTTCCCAGCCTTCATAAGTCCACTAATAAGGGAGTTATAACTTTCTACAGAGGCAGGAATGTTTTGCAGTTCCATGGCATCCTTTGTTTCCAAAGCTTTTTCAATCTCCCCTGTTTTACAAAACCCGTCACTTAGTGTCCTGTAAGTTATTGCATCTGGTGAACAGCCAAGCTCCTCCATTTTGTTAAAAAGCAGCTCAGCTTCAGCCATTTTCCCCATCTTACAGAATCCTTTAAGCATCGTATTTAAAAGAATCCTGCTTTTGGTGTGCCCTCTTGCTAGTATATGTTTCCACAGGACTAAAGCCTTTTCAAATTCTCCCATTTTAAGAAATGCATCTAAAAGAGTACTGTATCCAACTGCATTaggaacaacacctcttttaaGCATCAAATTCCAAAGATGCAAAGCATCAGAAATGGCACCTTCCTGACATAGTCCTTTCAGGAGAGTGTTGTAAGTGACAACTGTTGGATCGATACCATCACGAATCATCTCATCACAAAGGTTGAATGCATTTTGCATCAATCTTTCCCTACAATAGCCATCTAAAAGGGTGTGATAGCTATACGAATCAGGTTTTAGATTCCAGCCGTTCATGCTCCTAACAACCTGTTCCGCGTTGCTAATTTTTCCAACTTTGCAATACCCATTTATCAAGGAATTACAAATGAACAAGTTCATGTTAAACCCTAATCTTAACATCTCATCCCGAATCCTAAGGGCATCATCCATTTTCCCTATTTGACAAAACCCGTCAATTAACACACCATACGCCTGCTCATCCACTTCCTTCATTTCTCTGAACACTTTCTCAGCTTCCTCCATCTTACACAGCCTGCAATAACCCTTAATCAACAACGTGAATGTAACTACATTTCTCGAAATTCCTCTTTCCTCCATTTGCTTCAACACTCTTTCGACACCCTCGAGATCCTTCTTCTCCACATACCCATTGATCAAACTATGATAAGTAACAACACTCAGCTCCAAACCCATCTTCTCAATTTCATCAATAAAAATCTCAGCTTTATCAACCTTCCCATCCTTGCAATATGCATTTACCATTATCGTACACATATATATATCAGGAGAGATCCCAATCCTATTCATCTGATCATATACAGAAAAAGCAGTAAAACATTcaccatttttcaccaaattacTCAATAAACTATTACAAGAGCTCAAACTAGGAACACGACCACACTTGTGCATATTATCAAACACGTACAAGGCATTTTTCACTAATCCCTTTTTCGCGGAAATTTTCAACACCATATCGAATACCGTAGGAGAAAACTTGAACTCTCTATAAACTGCTACTAATTCATCCCAAATAAACGACACGGGTTTTATGTTTCTAGAAAGTTCTAGAAGCTCGGCTAAATAAAACCTAGTCTCATCGAACATTCTCGCTCTGGATAATATGTGAACTATTTTGCAGTAAGATTTTACATGGGGTTTATAAAACTGACGCCGTGAAGCTAACTTGAAGAAATGCAACGAAGCGTTAGGATGGAGTTTGAGTTTTACGAGAACGGCGTCGACGAGGTTGTCGGAGAAATCAAATTTGAGGTTGTCTAGGGCGGTGTAACGCTGGAGAATCAAAAGACGGCTTATTTGATCGGCGAGTTTGGGTGGTTGGTTAGTCGCCGGAAAATGGGTGGCGTTACGTCGTTGCTGAGGGAGTAGCCCAAAGGTGAATTTTTTATTTGAAGTAGAGAGAATTGTGTTTACTATTTTCTCTCTCTGTGCCATAGTCGCCGTCGCCGTCGCCGTCGTCGACTGTCGACCCTGAAATGCTTAATAGAGTTTTGTTAAGAAACAATTTTGTGTCACAACTTCGGACATTTCCTAATCTACTTTGACTTGTAAACTAAGGACAAAGCTTTttaattttacctttttttttattattcaatatccAAAATAAGTGACCATTTatgtaatcaagaaaaaattcaatttatttttactcttttaccctTATATgcatatccctaaaaagttttcttactcctcacattaatatttaattaaggatagtttagttatactaggtatttttgtatagaatttagtattttcttaatgggcgtAACTAAAGCAaactggtcacttattgtggatcgGGGGAGTAATTTATTTGTCTAAATAGTTACTCCCTCCTGtccattttaagtaattttttgacatttttttgtggctcataatatttgattttttcaaatatcaagaaATAATTAACTTCTTTTTTCCAAAGTTGCCCTTGGAGTATAGTGTCTAggagtatttgttgtattttcaatgaacaaattaaggttaatatggtcaattatattgttaattaatgctaaaaggtgaattttttaatatgtgtgaaaacagcCAAAAAATTACTTAAAGTGTACCGGAGGAATTATgttataatttataattaaaatgaTCAATCTTTTACATATCAAATAAGTGGCTTAAAATTATTCACAAAGAATTCAAAAGTCATCATCAAGATTGAGTAAATAATATAATACTTGTATTTTGATATTTTCTTCTCATGTTTTACAAATAATATCTAATGTATGCTATAGCAAAGTAAGTATGATTAATATAATTCTAAGTTATCTTgctaaaaaaggaaaatgaatgTTCTCCAACGGTAACATgatcaattattttttaatataattatATTCTCAAAGTAAATTACTTTCTCTTTAAAAATCATTAACTCTCactttttctctccttttttttttaatgaaatttaAATGTACAGAATATTTAACATCACGGTATACAACATAGTCTTTCTTAGAATCTCATCGATCAATATGAAAATTTGGGACGTCGTCTGAAATCTTGAAGTATGAAAATGAGATAAGATAattaataaagataaaatatattttCGTTAACAACgaatattaattattaactttGGTTATACTTCTTGTTGTCCAATTTGCCTTAATTGGATAATATCATGTATCTTACCAACAAATGATATACTATCAGTCTATCACAATTAAAAACAAACGAACTATGTACAAGCATCATGTTACTTTATAAGACACTGAAATTGAAAATTTAACAGAATGTATAgtgtttatgtatttttgttaCATTTTGTGTTATTACGATTTATGATATtatatttattagaagaaaattaaATCTAAAAAAATAGAATTCACGCTTTTACTACATGGAAAatctatttcttccattttcagttTCATTCTTAGCCAAATTCCAAGACTTCCATCCCTTATGTGAAGATCTTGCAGTGTAATATTTACACATTTATGATATTAGTTCTTCTATAGTTGTTgtgctttaattttttttaaggtAAAAAAATGGTAGTATTTGATGTATATATCTTTTGAAGGTTTATTTTGTTGGAGTTTGATATGGTCTAAGCTTTAGGTTAATATAGGAGAACTTTACGAACGTTGTTATCACTTGCTTTACTTGTTATCctaatattatttttcaaaaatggaaaaagtcatttttgtctttttaatttctttttatctTTAATGTGCTTAAGGATGATCACACCCAAAATACTTACAAATATTGTATTCTAACAATTAACATTTATGAGCCTTACACCTACTCTAAAGCAAAATCACATAAATCCCACATTTTTTGTTAAAGTGAAAGAGAAAGGAGAAGAAATGAACCGTAGAAAATGTGAAGTAATAATTACTTACCTGTGAAGTTTAAAGCGGAAACACTGGTATGAGATGCatagtaggggtgtacaaagaaaatcgaAAATCATATAtgccaattgtcacgaccccaaattaaccctccgtaaggtgtcgtgatggcacctactctttacgactaggtaagcctactattgcgaaaaatataaaggaaacacaacattttaaggataaacatcatattataaatagccaagagtagtaccactcgacatatacaaaataatttttcaagacccgaaatatcactaagtcacaagctactataatctatgtagctctatacaaaagtctaaagataataaagaaaatctctagacgagggagtagaaggggactccgaagatctacGGACGCAAGCAaaggtaccttgaagtctcctagaatcagcagtacgtactaaccccgaggctgatagctcgcacctggatctacacacgaaaacatgtgcagggaagggcatgagtacaccacaatggtacccagtaagtgccaagcctaacctcggtcgagtagcgacgaggtcaggtcaaggccctaccggagtaaatataataaattaaacagtaaaagatataagtagaatttacggtaatacagttaaagaaattttcgaaaatttaacagttaagggagctctcggctcaaaacaaggtaaacatagtagaaaatctctcgggataccgtctcgtagttttaaatgaatatgcagtacaggggtatctaccggaatacgtccgtagtcccaaagtaaatatgcagtgctgggggatctcccgcaatacgtccgtagtcccaaagtagttccaaatgaatatgcagtacagggggatctcccggaatacgtctgtagtcccaaagtaaatatgcagtgctgggggttctcccggaatacgtccgtagtcccaaagtaaatatgcagtgctgggggatctcccggaatacgtctatagtcccaaagtaaatatgcagtacaaggggatctcccggaatacgtccgtagtcccaatttaaatatgcaacgcaagatgaaatgacaggtatgacatcgagttatatagtttatactggacacagataaggaaaataaggacttaactgaacatgacgcacagaatatcaattaggcagttaaaacacgtaagcatgcttttctagtctaaactacacaattaaacatattagtataattaataagagaagcaatttatgatttaaaaaggttgaacatgatttttgcaataatagcccgtttacgtacttgtcacctcacgtacacggctcccacacaccaaataatatcaagatatcctaagggaaaagtccctaacacaaggttaggcaagccacttacctcgaaccgctcaaatcaacctgatatcacgttcttgccatgagtatccgactccaaatggcccgaatctattcaaaacagtacaataccatcaatacgcgctaatggaatgaatcccataagaaaaactacaaaaaattaggccaaaacccgaaattggctcaaacccgaccctcggggcccacgtctcgaaacccgaaaAAATTTACGAAactgaaagctcattcactcacgagtctaaccatgtcaaatttcctaaaatccgacaccaaatggtcctccaaatccacaattcaaactcccaaatccctagtctccaacttccaatttccacctcaaatacacattaactaggtggaaaaatacatggcaaggcaagattattgaccaaaaataagcacaaggaacttagctcaagaaatgcctcgaaaatgctctcacaaatcgccaaacccgagtttgcaaagccaaaaatgataaaaatcacgaagcccttcggttttaatcactgcccaggtatttctgcacatgcggaacctgggctcgcacctgcgggtgcacTTATGCGAAAAAAcgtgcgcatctgcgcaactcacttacccACTCTGCCTTCGCATCTGCGACGAAAGGGCCGCATTTGCGCACTCGCGCCTGCGGAgtcctttccgcttctgcgcatcttgCGCATGTGCGAGCATccttgcgcatttgcgggcatcgcagatgcggaaacatcctcgcacctgcgaccccaggccaactctcgatttatcgcatctgcgcttccatctCCACATGTGCGGCTCGCGCACCTGCGGTcttttttccgcaggtgcgaaaataccagaaccagcaaagtttagaaattcctctaagtccaagttttcacccgttaagcatccgaaacacacccgaggcccctgggacctcgaccaaacataccaaccaatcctaaaacaccatacgaacttagtcgagctctcaaatcccatcaaacaacgctaaaatcacgaatcaccttccaattcaaacttaaagaacttgaaactttaaaattctacaaccgatgtcgaaacctatcaaatcacgtctgattgacctcaaattttgcgcacaagttataatcaacattacggacctactccaacttccggaatcggaaaacgaccccgatatcaaaatttccactaccggcccaaaactccaaaaattcgactttcgtcatttcaagcctaaatgagctacgaacctccaaaacacggtctggacatgctcctaaacccaaaatcacctaacggagctaacgaaaccgacagaattccattccggagtcgtcttcacatagtttcgaCTACAATCCAAATCCTagggcttaagctctcatttagggactaagtgtcccaaaacactctgaaactcaaaaccaatcatcctggcaagtcacaatagcagaaaaaaatttgaggaaagcagttaataggggattggggctattactctcaaaacgaccggtcgggtcgttacaccaataTGCAGTTTGATTTGCCAATATGCATAGTAGGGGTGTATTAATTACTtactatggtttggtttggtgttggaaaaaaaatctgaccataattggtttggtttagttttaactaaaaaaatcaaaccgaaaccaaaccaacccgacattacatttatggaagttttaaaaatatttattctaGTGTAGTTTATCaatatttcttaatttttttcataattttatcttttaacatattatttcaagcttggacttataatttttgaATTCCAATAAATCTCATATCTAGTGtagtccataaatgttagtaactcaaacaaatcccaaacaaaaatcaaatcaatattaatgttaacaaaagacattcaattcaattgctaGGAATGAGATAtctatttatttagttttttcatggtttagataaaatgcaaaacttatttttttttagtgcttagtcatgtaaataataatacttattagtcatacttattttagcaacttaTAATTtaagattatgtttatttttattatggcttattaataatatttattttatgcgattttattatctttattgttgaatttttagtacaatgccatgactcatctcatattttatgTTAGTTTCTTGGAAACACCTCATATAGTtatgtcttactaggattaaagaaatatttggagcacaaattctaTGTTTTGTACTACAAAAACTATATGGAAAAAAACTCGGAACAACCCGAAAATCCGAGAAAAGCAGAGATTAAAAAATctgacttttattggtttggtttggtctttagatttaataacccgacacaattggtttggtttggtaattaaaaaacccgaaccaacccGACATATGTACACCCCTAATGCATAGTACAGAAAAATACATCATTTGCCCAATAAATCATATATGCCAATATGCAGTGAAAGAGTAAAACAGTTAAAAAGTGAAAGCCAATCTGAGTAACATTATTTATTGAGAATGAAGGATATCAGTGTGTGTGGAGTTAAAATACACATGGAAAGAATTCGGGCAAAATTAAGACAATTATTTTTAAGACATTAAAACAGTGGAGGTTATAGACTTGAAGAATCATAACCCCCAATGAAGAGGTGTGACATTATGATAtggattttaaattttaaacaatTGAAATGgacaaaatgaaaggaaaaactaaaaaaaatgaggaaaaagaTAAAGAGGATTCCTACACTATTGAGATGCCACATCCCCTCCTTCATGTCtctctcttatatatatatatatatatatatatatatatatatatatatatatatatatatatatatatatatatatatatatagagagagagatgaTTATAAATAAATTAGTCACCTGGCAACTGTTTCAAAACATTTACATAGACAAAATTATAATTGTTGAATCTTAGCATCTAAATTTTAGAGTTATTACAATCTAATTTACGTGAATTTGGGTAAGCGATTCTAACTTCTAGCACAAAATAAGTTTTGTCGTCGTTAAATCtagaaataaaaaattgaaatgtATTAGGAGTTGATTGTGTAAGCGTCCACTTGTTTTGAGGAGCTAAAATCATTAGAGTCAATGTTATACTCACACAGTCACAAGATTTAAGAAACATGTAGAGTCAAATATGAATATTTTGCAAATGATCACATTGATAATAGTGCTTTTAAGttaaaattagaaagaaaatCTTGCAAAAGTGTATGTTAATTCTAGTAATATATTCAAAATAGAACGCGATTGAAATGATGCAGTTGTATTAACCAGATTCATCATGTCTAAAATGCTTTATGTTAAACCTGAAATCGTTTACGTAGCAATAATAATGAGAACAAACCACATGCAATGGTAAATCAAGAAGTTGGAGGAGCTTTACTTGAACTGTGTACCCTATTCACAAACCATTCTATTTCCTCTGGCTAACGAGAGGAAtcaacaaagaaaacaaaaacgaGTCAACAACATTAACATGTGTATTTGAGAGATAACCCTTAAGCTGTGTCCACATGAGTTCGTTGAGGTGCTTATACCGACAATTACTATTTCACCTCCACCGGCAGCTAAGGTTACGAGGAGACAAGGGCGGATGCAGCATAGAAGTGTCGGGTTCAATTAAATCCGGTACTTTCGATGCGAaacataaatttatatgtaaaaatctatcaaaattataaaaactaaTAGATAGaacctataattttaaaaaatacaatGAGTTTGATGCTAAGAACATTGAAAATTGGACCTATAACCCAGGACCTAACGGTCGTGGGTAGAGGTGGCTGCTGGCTTTTGTTTGTTGTAAATCTTAGGCTTCTCTGTAGTCCTGTTTACTACCTTTAAGAAAAGAAAGTCAAAGGAGCTCATTTACATCCTAGCAGCACGGTACATCACATGTACCGGTGGCAAAAtgattaaaagaaaacagttaacagCTCATATTAATCACAAAAAAATGGGTTgaataataaactttttaaaaacgagtcaaataagaaccatattatccattggCTTAACTTTTACAATTGTAAAGCTTCAAATTGGGAGTTTCTCAAGTTTGAGAGAaaaagaattctcccaaaagtgatcatattcaagaaccATATTATCTGTCAGTTAActcgttttttatccgtattaaatatggattGGATCGGATAATTTATCTGTTTTTTCATTACCCGTGTTTGACACGTCCCATATCCGACCCAAtccgcccgtttgccactcctacACCTGTGTTAGCATTGGACGATCCCCTTTTCACTGTGGTCCTTTAATGTTACTATATTAAAGGCATAatgcaacaaacaacaacaacaacaacaacccagtataatctcactagtggggtatggggagggtagtttgtacgcagaccttaccccaaccctggggtagagaggctatttccgatagaccctcggctccctccctccaagaactcccaccttgctcttggggtgactcgaactcacaacctcttggttggaactGGAGGGTGCTCACAactagagcaactcactcttgtcGCATAATGCAACAAAGGAAATCAAACTGACAAGACTTCATTAATTTTCTAAAAGAATGGATTTTTGTTTTGTGTCTATCCATGTTTGTCGTGTTGAGATCACTCTACAAAGGTACTGAAAATTATATCTTTCCTGAAATTCTaaggtataataataataatatggcATGGTCCAAGGCACTAATATGAATGGACCAACCTTCTTTCTTGACAAATGAATAGTCTGCTTTCTAACCTTAAGCTCAATGTTTCAAAAAGGAAATGTTCCTGTCATCCGAATATGATCCAACGTCCTTTCTAGTCCGTATTTAAGCACTGCTTGGTTACCAGCTCTGAAGCCATTTCCATAAATTGGCGACGTGTCTGATTCAATCTGGTGTTTGAAAAAATCCCCGAGTTTCCTCTCAAAAGGAGATCTAATCCCCTGCTTCGACGATGACATGCCTGATGAAGTTGAAGCACCATTTCTGCTTGATATGGATGCAATTTGGGTTTCTAACCACATATGTGCTAGTACCTGGCAAataccttcttcaacatcttggcTAAGAGTTCGATACCCTATAATATAGGACAATATCGACCACATCAGAAACTCCAAGATACCAAAAAGGCAAATAAACAAATTGATTTTAGTGAGTTGTAGCAAAGAATCCAAGATATATACACTACTGAAAAAAGTGAGGGGGGGAGGGGAAAGGAAAAAGTGGTTCCATAATAGAATTGTGTGTTAGGTAATACTGACATTTACTAATTCTAGAGAAGCAAACATTATATTAGGGGCAGACCAAAAGAAAAAGATGGACAACCAAATTAAGAAGGAAGAAGTGGAAATGAGAGCGCACCTCTTAGTCGAAGCCATGCATGCATCATCTCATGCGCAAGAATTGACCCAGTCAACAACCTGCATAGATTTATGTCATATAAAAAACTGAGATAGCAAACTAATGTTTTCACAAAGGGTATAAGTACATTTAGGTTCCTGCTAAAACCTAAATTACAAAGGAAATGTCTGTTTCCTATTGTCCAATTAATTCCTCAGAGATCATAAATTAGATTTGTTTTTTATCTTTTGAGATATACTGAATGGACATAGGTGATTCTGACTAACCAAGCATTCCAGTGCACAACTTCGAATAGCATTCCAGTGCACAACTTTGTAACCAAGCATTACAAAGTGTAGCATTCCAGTGCACAACTTCGAATagcaaagtaaaaaaaaaacagtaCCTAGGTAGACCGTATAAGATAAGAATTGCAGTCACTTCGCATCTGCGTGTCAATTTATAAGGTTCTGTTCTCATATCCATGACCCGATTTCCAGCTCCTATTCTTGGCCGCCTTAGAATCTGCCAATTTTAGAGGTAAGTAAGAGCTACCGTTTACCATTTGAACAAAAAGAGAAttaggttttcagcttttgaaatCATAAAGAGAGAAGAAATGGAAATCACTTAAAGTCCTTACGGTGCTGATAGTTTGTTCCTCGGAAAGGCAAAGTCCTCGTGTCTCAGGCATGTGATGATACCCCTAGCAAAAGGGATGAAAACCAAACATAAACGACATATTTTTCACTCCAGAAACAATATGAATATGGAGAAATACAAGTACGAAAAGAGAAGCAACTCGGCAACTAGGGTCAAATAAACACTTACATGTCTCTCTCCATCCATAGCCTCATTCAGTGCTTGCCTCTCAACCAAAAGCAGAGGAACTTTCTGTTCCACTTTCATATTTAGCCCTTCATA
The nucleotide sequence above comes from Nicotiana tabacum cultivar K326 chromosome 12, ASM71507v2, whole genome shotgun sequence. Encoded proteins:
- the LOC107802721 gene encoding uncharacterized protein LOC107802721, with the translated sequence MAQREKIVNTILSTSNKKFTFGLLPQQRRNATHFPATNQPPKLADQISRLLILQRYTALDNLKFDFSDNLVDAVLVKLKLHPNASLHFFKLASRRQFYKPHVKSYCKIVHILSRARMFDETRFYLAELLELSRNIKPVSFIWDELVAVYREFKFSPTVFDMVLKISAKKGLVKNALYVFDNMHKCGRVPSLSSCNSLLSNLVKNGECFTAFSVYDQMNRIGISPDIYMCTIMVNAYCKDGKVDKAEIFIDEIEKMGLELSVVTYHSLINGYVEKKDLEGVERVLKQMEERGISRNVVTFTLLIKGYCRLCKMEEAEKVFREMKEVDEQAYGVLIDGFCQIGKMDDALRIRDEMLRLGFNMNLFICNSLINGYCKVGKISNAEQVVRSMNGWNLKPDSYSYHTLLDGYCRERLMQNAFNLCDEMIRDGIDPTVVTYNTLLKGLCQEGAISDALHLWNLMLKRGVVPNAVGYSTLLDAFLKMGEFEKALVLWKHILARGHTKSRILLNTMLKGFCKMGKMAEAELLFNKMEELGCSPDAITYRTLSDGFCKTGEIEKALETKDAMELQNIPASVESYNSLISGLMKAGKFGRVEDLLNEMHDRELTPNTVTFGALIAGWFKEGLPEKAFKAYFEMREKGFNPNVIIVSSIISGLYKLGRTDDANKLLQKILDVNLYPDLRRFYSFSNSRTELLDVQKVADSLDGSAAKSIVPNNVLYNIAVAALCKSGKIDDARDVVNYLSLKGFTPDEFTYCTLIHGISLAGKVNEAFDLRDEMLIKDLVPNIAVYNALIDGLCKAGNHERALRLFNKLHLKGLAPNVITYNTLIDGYYKIGKTSEATQLLKRITEEEILQS